The Phragmitibacter flavus genome includes a window with the following:
- a CDS encoding glucose-6-phosphate dehydrogenase assembly protein OpcA gives MTDLESTLSILGQEVPLGRVDKALKELWGADEARDKASLMNFAIYSEDPASIATNTQLLAEITKEHACRGLLILSQPGDRKPRSRAWVTAHCQIHDGRKSVCSEQVSFVLEGGGANQVRNTVFAHLDSDLPLVFWWQGDITDNFDERLYNVIDLLFIDSSRWSNPAHDFERLLQAECENAARFHVYDLSWLRSHFFRTALATCFHDPLALAELPKVTNMTITHGPGHRVAGLLLAAWVGVRLKAEMQVIDCSPTLVLPEGQTISVHVSEVAGEAPLQSVVLSSANASFSVERECGSAYVSTRVALPDHQREELLPADLPTDAALIANLLSRLGRQSLYLQMVPMLRQLLKCG, from the coding sequence ATGACTGACCTCGAATCCACCCTTTCCATCCTTGGCCAGGAAGTTCCGCTTGGACGCGTGGACAAGGCCCTCAAGGAACTTTGGGGCGCTGATGAAGCGCGCGACAAAGCATCCTTGATGAACTTCGCCATCTACAGCGAAGATCCTGCCTCCATCGCCACCAACACGCAGTTGCTGGCCGAAATCACCAAGGAACATGCGTGCCGCGGACTGCTCATCCTCAGCCAGCCGGGCGATCGGAAGCCACGCAGCCGCGCCTGGGTGACCGCTCATTGCCAGATTCACGATGGTCGGAAATCCGTGTGCAGCGAGCAGGTTTCCTTTGTGCTTGAAGGCGGTGGTGCCAATCAAGTGCGCAACACCGTGTTCGCCCATCTCGACTCCGATCTGCCATTGGTGTTCTGGTGGCAGGGCGACATCACCGACAACTTTGATGAGCGACTCTACAACGTCATCGATCTGTTGTTCATCGACAGCTCGCGTTGGTCGAATCCTGCGCACGACTTCGAACGGCTGCTGCAGGCCGAGTGCGAAAACGCCGCGCGTTTCCATGTGTATGACCTCAGCTGGCTGCGCTCGCACTTCTTTCGCACTGCGTTGGCCACGTGTTTTCATGATCCGCTTGCCTTGGCGGAGTTGCCGAAGGTAACCAACATGACCATCACCCACGGCCCCGGTCACCGCGTCGCGGGGTTGTTGCTCGCCGCGTGGGTGGGAGTGCGATTGAAGGCAGAAATGCAGGTGATCGACTGCTCCCCGACTCTGGTTTTGCCCGAAGGGCAGACCATCAGCGTTCATGTTTCTGAAGTCGCCGGCGAAGCCCCCTTGCAATCGGTCGTGCTCAGCTCCGCCAACGCCTCATTCAGTGTCGAGCGCGAGTGTGGTTCCGCTTATGTGAGCACCCGGGTGGCACTTCCCGATCATCAACGCGAAGAGCTGCTTCCGGCCGATCTTCCAACCGACGCCGCATTGATTGCTAACCTTCTCAGTCGTCTAGGCCGACAGAGCCTCTATTTGCAGATGGTGCCCATGCTTCGGCAGTTGCTGAAGTGTGGCTAA
- the zwf gene encoding glucose-6-phosphate dehydrogenase, with the protein MSDIENPFQETLISRHRAEPCTVVIFGATGDLTHRKLIPALYNLAAGGDLPPQFKVVGFARRDKADDEFRTELEESNKKNSRQGHDAALWANFGQSIHYHRSEFQDLEGYKALKVLLDEFDKERGAAANRLFYLASAPEFFDEIMLMLRESGLNEGPSGKWARVVCEKPFGKDLKSARHLNEVVSQTFHESDTYRIDHYLGKETAQNIMVMRFANHIFEPLWNNLFIEQVQITCAENLGMEGGRGGYYDTAGALRDMVQNHLFQLLSLVAMEPPTGLGADAVRDEKVKVIRSLRKWRGVDEVAKNVIRAQYTAGSVDGVERVGYRQEDRVNPKSMTESYVALRLFIDTWRWQGVPFYMRVGKQLPKKATEISIHFKQPPQVPFATGELGGSRNVLVFRIQPDEGISLRMMSKLPGVQLLLQPVKMDFRYSTSFGKASPEAYERLLLDAMAGDATLFARRDEVEHAWSFIDEIEHAWHNDGPQPPMCEYPAGSWGPKEADQLLQENNRVWRRL; encoded by the coding sequence ATGTCCGACATTGAAAATCCTTTTCAGGAAACGCTCATCTCGCGCCATCGCGCCGAGCCCTGCACGGTCGTCATCTTCGGCGCCACCGGCGACCTGACCCACCGCAAGCTGATCCCCGCCCTCTACAACCTTGCCGCCGGAGGTGATCTGCCACCCCAGTTCAAGGTGGTGGGCTTTGCCCGTCGCGACAAGGCGGACGACGAATTCCGCACTGAGCTGGAGGAGTCGAACAAAAAAAACTCCCGTCAGGGGCATGACGCAGCCCTATGGGCAAACTTCGGTCAGAGCATCCATTATCACCGCAGCGAATTTCAGGACCTCGAAGGCTACAAGGCTTTGAAAGTCCTGCTCGACGAATTCGACAAAGAACGGGGCGCTGCGGCCAACCGTCTGTTCTATCTCGCCTCCGCCCCCGAATTTTTCGACGAAATCATGCTGATGCTGCGCGAGAGCGGCCTCAATGAAGGTCCAAGCGGCAAATGGGCTCGGGTGGTTTGCGAAAAACCTTTCGGCAAGGACCTCAAAAGTGCCCGCCATCTCAACGAAGTGGTCAGCCAGACCTTCCACGAAAGCGACACCTACCGCATCGACCATTACCTCGGCAAAGAAACCGCGCAGAACATCATGGTCATGCGGTTTGCCAACCACATTTTTGAGCCGCTGTGGAACAACCTTTTTATTGAGCAAGTCCAGATCACCTGTGCCGAAAACCTCGGCATGGAAGGCGGTCGCGGCGGTTATTACGACACCGCCGGTGCCTTGCGCGACATGGTGCAGAATCACCTTTTCCAGCTTCTCAGCCTCGTTGCCATGGAACCGCCGACCGGACTCGGCGCCGATGCGGTGCGCGATGAAAAAGTGAAGGTCATTCGTTCGCTGCGCAAATGGCGTGGGGTGGATGAAGTCGCGAAAAATGTCATCCGCGCCCAATACACCGCTGGCAGTGTCGATGGTGTGGAGCGGGTGGGATATCGTCAGGAAGATCGCGTCAATCCCAAGTCGATGACCGAAAGTTATGTGGCGCTTCGGTTGTTCATCGACACCTGGCGCTGGCAGGGCGTGCCGTTTTACATGCGCGTCGGCAAACAGTTGCCCAAAAAAGCCACCGAGATCTCCATCCATTTCAAACAACCGCCGCAAGTTCCTTTTGCGACCGGTGAGTTGGGCGGAAGCCGCAACGTTTTGGTGTTCCGCATCCAGCCTGACGAAGGCATTTCGTTGCGCATGATGTCCAAACTCCCCGGCGTGCAGCTGCTTTTGCAACCGGTCAAAATGGACTTCCGCTACAGCACCAGCTTTGGCAAGGCCAGCCCGGAGGCCTACGAACGGTTACTACTGGATGCCATGGCCGGCGACGCCACTTTGTTTGCCCGTCGCGATGAAGTTGAGCACGCGTGGTCCTTCATCGACGAGATCGAACATGCCTGGCACAACGACGGTCCACAGCCGCCGATGTGCGAATATCCCGCCGGTTCGTGGGGTCCGAAAGAAGCCGACCAGCTTCTGCAGGAGAACAATCGCGTCTGGCGTCGGCTCTGA
- a CDS encoding NUDIX domain-containing protein: MSPYYQSLRNAVGHDLLIMPSVAAVIHDEDGRLLLQLKHNGSWSLPAGAIEPGESPEQAVLREILEETGIHGTNLRVRGVLGGSPYRYTYSNGDQVEYVIVLFECEVGSSEAVIDTGETKELRYFSRHEMPELAVPYDLDLLFAKA; encoded by the coding sequence ATGTCACCTTACTACCAGAGTCTGCGGAACGCAGTCGGACACGACCTTCTGATCATGCCATCCGTGGCGGCCGTCATTCACGATGAAGACGGCCGTTTGCTTTTGCAATTGAAGCATAACGGGTCGTGGAGCCTTCCCGCAGGGGCTATCGAACCCGGAGAATCTCCCGAACAAGCCGTGCTTCGTGAAATTCTGGAAGAAACTGGCATTCACGGCACCAATCTTCGCGTTCGGGGAGTGCTTGGCGGTTCCCCCTATCGATACACCTACTCCAACGGCGATCAGGTCGAGTATGTGATCGTTCTGTTCGAGTGTGAGGTCGGGAGCTCGGAAGCGGTCATCGATACCGGCGAGACCAAAGAACTCCGATATTTCTCACGCCATGAGATGCCCGAATTGGCGGTTCCCTACGATCTTGATCTGTTGTTTGCCAAGGCATGA
- a CDS encoding Hsp70 family protein, with protein sequence MAAHVGIDLGTTLSGLAYLKADGTPEIVPNCDGERLTPSVVYFEQKESVKLVGTPARNGGDPERTVFQIKRHMDDPDYSVEFDGHRWTPSEISALILSKLKQDCSRIIGAIKDVIITVPANYNELARKSTIAAAEMAGMNVTRLVNEPTAAALYYAYRHHSRGRVLVFDLGGGTLDVTILDIDFNNIRIITSEGARHLGGGHIDDLLLELYSEQYRQHLNTELYTNERQRRRILQSIEDSKKMLSKLRNIQDTISNSTHGNVAIDLSRETFETIISRLLTRAVMLVEQTLDSAKLKPGDIDHVVLVGGSTRIPKVKAVLHKFFGKAPEFCGNVDEAVALGAALFARHAANIQEVCNHSYGTLAYIVNARTGEEGIQNSIVIPKNTPLPCSFAEIYTTSEANEQEIHVDITQGEDSDPRYIDVIGRLTLDVPPGRPAGCEIKVTFSYDENQRVRAMVLDRQTGLSKEIAVNYKGKGILTDEELENRGTMLRQLRIE encoded by the coding sequence ATGGCGGCACACGTTGGAATTGATCTCGGCACCACCTTATCCGGCCTCGCCTACTTGAAGGCTGATGGCACCCCAGAAATCGTCCCCAATTGTGACGGCGAACGCCTCACCCCATCCGTCGTTTACTTCGAACAGAAAGAGAGCGTCAAACTGGTCGGCACGCCCGCCCGCAATGGCGGCGATCCGGAACGCACCGTGTTCCAGATCAAACGCCACATGGACGATCCCGATTACTCCGTCGAGTTCGACGGGCACCGCTGGACTCCGTCAGAAATCTCCGCGCTCATCCTCAGCAAACTGAAACAAGATTGCTCGAGGATCATTGGCGCGATCAAGGACGTCATCATCACCGTTCCCGCCAACTACAACGAGCTCGCCCGCAAAAGCACCATCGCCGCCGCCGAAATGGCCGGCATGAACGTGACCCGCCTCGTCAACGAACCCACCGCCGCCGCTCTTTACTACGCCTACCGCCACCATTCCCGCGGACGTGTTCTCGTCTTCGACCTCGGAGGCGGCACATTGGATGTCACCATCCTCGACATCGACTTCAACAACATCCGCATCATCACCAGCGAAGGCGCACGCCATCTCGGCGGCGGCCATATTGACGATCTGCTGCTCGAACTCTACAGCGAGCAATACCGGCAGCATCTCAACACCGAACTCTACACCAACGAGCGCCAGCGCCGCCGCATTTTGCAGTCCATCGAAGACTCCAAAAAGATGCTCAGCAAACTGCGAAACATCCAGGACACCATCAGCAACAGCACCCACGGCAACGTCGCCATTGATCTCAGTCGCGAGACCTTCGAGACCATCATCTCACGCCTCCTCACCCGCGCCGTCATGCTCGTCGAGCAAACCCTCGACAGCGCCAAACTCAAACCCGGCGACATCGATCATGTGGTGCTCGTCGGCGGCTCCACCCGCATTCCGAAGGTCAAAGCTGTCCTGCACAAGTTCTTCGGCAAAGCGCCCGAATTCTGCGGCAATGTCGACGAAGCCGTCGCCCTCGGCGCCGCCCTCTTCGCCCGCCACGCCGCCAACATTCAGGAAGTCTGCAACCACAGCTACGGCACCCTCGCCTACATCGTGAACGCCCGCACCGGCGAGGAAGGCATCCAAAATTCCATCGTCATCCCGAAGAACACTCCACTCCCGTGTTCTTTCGCCGAGATCTACACCACCTCCGAAGCCAATGAGCAGGAGATTCATGTCGACATCACCCAGGGCGAAGACAGCGATCCACGTTACATTGATGTCATCGGCCGCCTTACTTTGGACGTTCCCCCGGGTCGTCCGGCCGGATGCGAAATCAAGGTCACTTTCAGCTACGATGAAAACCAGCGCGTGCGCGCCATGGTGCTTGACCGTCAGACGGGCCTGAGCAAAGAAATTGCGGTAAATTACAAAGGCAAAGGCATCCTCACCGACGAAGAACTCGAAAACCGTGGAACCATGCTGCGACAGTTGCGCATCGAATAA
- the pdxA gene encoding 4-hydroxythreonine-4-phosphate dehydrogenase PdxA — MPPTLPRIAITMGDPAGVGPEICLRALASAEIREIATAVVFGDAAVLRHCAAVTGLPEPRCIVREARWSQNFASLNEPAVLDLPGFNATDFNPGTVSGSTGAAAYRYIQKSITAAVDLEVQAVVTAPINKEALRAAGIDFPGHTEIFASATRARRACMFQFSKEVCASFVTVHVGYSEVPALISTDRILDVIELTAAALQRIHGRPPRLAVLGLNPHAGEHGLFGNREEERFIIPAIQTARQRGYEIEGPLPPDTAFIPAKRRVIDGFICMYHDQGHIPLKALAFDSAVNTTLGLPIVRTSVDHGTACDIAWQAKADPGSLFAAIKLAAKLSAS, encoded by the coding sequence TTGCCCCCTACTTTACCACGCATTGCCATCACCATGGGAGACCCCGCTGGAGTCGGCCCCGAAATCTGCCTTCGTGCCCTCGCCAGCGCAGAGATTCGCGAGATCGCCACAGCAGTCGTTTTCGGCGACGCCGCCGTGCTTCGGCATTGCGCGGCCGTGACTGGGCTTCCTGAGCCACGCTGCATCGTTCGTGAAGCGCGCTGGTCCCAAAATTTTGCCAGCCTGAATGAGCCCGCCGTGCTCGATTTGCCCGGCTTCAATGCCACCGACTTCAACCCTGGCACTGTCAGCGGCAGCACCGGTGCCGCCGCCTATCGATACATTCAAAAAAGCATCACCGCTGCGGTTGACCTCGAAGTCCAGGCCGTCGTGACCGCCCCCATCAACAAGGAGGCTCTTCGCGCTGCCGGTATTGATTTCCCTGGTCACACCGAAATTTTTGCCAGCGCCACCCGAGCCCGACGCGCCTGCATGTTTCAATTTAGCAAGGAAGTCTGCGCCAGTTTTGTCACTGTCCACGTTGGTTACAGCGAAGTTCCCGCCCTCATCAGCACCGACCGCATCCTCGACGTCATCGAACTCACTGCCGCCGCCCTGCAACGCATCCATGGTCGGCCCCCGAGGCTTGCCGTGCTCGGTCTCAATCCCCATGCCGGTGAACACGGCCTTTTCGGCAACCGCGAAGAAGAGCGTTTCATCATCCCTGCCATCCAAACCGCCCGTCAGCGCGGTTATGAGATCGAAGGCCCGCTCCCACCCGACACCGCCTTCATCCCTGCCAAACGAAGAGTCATCGACGGCTTCATCTGCATGTATCACGACCAGGGCCACATCCCTTTGAAAGCCCTTGCGTTTGATAGCGCTGTCAACACCACCCTCGGCCTTCCCATCGTGCGCACCAGCGTCGACCACGGCACCGCCTGCGACATCGCCTGGCAGGCCAAGGCTGACCCCGGCAGTCTGTTCGCCGCCATCAAGCTCGCCGCAAAACTGTCTGCTTCCTGA
- a CDS encoding pseudouridine synthase, with protein MKLDRLVASHDSAGRTAAHRWIATGRVSVDGVVIRDSRWEVDRFMRVELEGVCIQEEVRSLYVILHKPTGYLSATSDPQHPTVMDLIDDPDKGSLHLAGRLDRASSGLLLLTNDGRWSKRLMDPHHKVPKSYLVEMAEVIAPEAVAAFAAGFYFHTEDIHTLPAELEILGSHRARVTLHEGRYHQIKRMFHRVGNRVVSLHRERIGALALPDDLAVGTWRELSEEERELALRK; from the coding sequence ATGAAGCTTGATCGCCTGGTTGCCAGTCATGATTCTGCCGGTCGCACGGCGGCGCATCGCTGGATTGCGACTGGCAGGGTGAGCGTGGATGGGGTGGTCATTCGCGACAGCCGCTGGGAGGTGGATCGTTTCATGCGCGTGGAGCTGGAGGGGGTCTGTATTCAGGAAGAGGTGCGGTCGCTGTATGTGATTCTGCACAAACCGACGGGTTATTTGAGCGCAACGTCGGACCCGCAACATCCAACGGTGATGGATTTGATCGACGATCCAGACAAAGGGTCCCTGCATCTGGCGGGTCGACTGGATCGGGCGAGTTCAGGATTGCTGCTTTTGACCAATGATGGTCGGTGGTCAAAACGGTTGATGGATCCGCATCATAAGGTGCCCAAGTCGTATTTGGTGGAAATGGCGGAGGTGATTGCTCCAGAGGCAGTGGCGGCCTTTGCGGCAGGATTCTATTTTCACACGGAGGACATTCATACGCTGCCTGCGGAGCTGGAGATTCTTGGAAGCCATCGTGCACGAGTCACGCTGCATGAGGGGCGCTATCATCAGATCAAACGCATGTTTCATCGCGTTGGCAACCGGGTGGTGAGCCTCCATCGTGAGCGCATCGGCGCACTGGCGTTGCCGGATGATCTGGCGGTTGGGACATGGCGCGAGCTGAGTGAAGAGGAGCGCGAGTTGGCGCTAAGAAAGTAG
- a CDS encoding ThuA domain-containing protein — translation MTLRFLTLLTLVAAFAAQPLSANDNKFVVFIAGKPSHGPGQHEHNAGVQLFAKCLADAKAPVDVKVHLSGEWPADETLAKADTIVIYSDGGGGHPALQGDRLQQLQKEMDRGAGLLCIHYAVEPTLEKGNKEFIDWIGGCFETNWSVNPHWDANFTNIPQHPISNGVKPFTTRDEWYFHMRFRSNMKGVTPILTDVPPDDTMSRPDGKHSGNPAVREAVAAKQPQHVAWAAEREGGGRGFGFTGGHFHASWGNDSQRKLLLNAILWTAKAEVPAEGVETTLTPEDLKANLDPKPGQGLPEAPKKKA, via the coding sequence ATGACCCTGCGCTTCCTTACCCTTCTCACCCTTGTCGCCGCTTTCGCGGCCCAACCTTTGTCGGCGAACGACAATAAGTTTGTCGTCTTCATTGCCGGCAAACCTTCCCACGGCCCGGGTCAGCACGAACACAACGCCGGCGTGCAGCTTTTCGCCAAGTGTCTCGCCGATGCCAAAGCGCCTGTGGACGTTAAAGTTCACCTCAGCGGCGAGTGGCCCGCAGACGAAACTTTGGCCAAAGCCGACACCATCGTGATCTATTCCGACGGCGGTGGCGGGCACCCTGCGTTGCAAGGCGACCGGCTTCAGCAATTGCAAAAGGAGATGGATCGCGGTGCCGGTTTGCTTTGCATCCATTATGCGGTTGAGCCCACGTTGGAAAAAGGCAACAAGGAGTTCATCGACTGGATTGGCGGCTGTTTTGAAACCAACTGGAGTGTCAACCCACACTGGGATGCCAACTTCACCAACATTCCCCAGCATCCCATCAGCAACGGCGTCAAACCATTCACCACCCGCGACGAATGGTATTTTCACATGCGTTTCCGTTCCAACATGAAAGGCGTCACCCCAATCCTGACCGACGTCCCACCCGACGACACCATGAGCCGTCCTGATGGCAAACACAGCGGCAACCCCGCCGTTCGTGAAGCGGTGGCCGCGAAACAACCTCAACACGTCGCCTGGGCTGCGGAGAGAGAAGGTGGCGGTCGCGGATTCGGCTTCACCGGCGGTCACTTCCACGCCAGCTGGGGCAACGATTCCCAACGCAAACTGCTTCTCAACGCCATTCTCTGGACTGCCAAAGCCGAAGTCCCTGCGGAAGGAGTCGAGACCACCCTCACTCCGGAAGATCTCAAGGCGAACCTCGATCCAAAACCCGGTCAAGGCCTGCCAGAAGCACCGAAGAAAAAGGCCTGA
- a CDS encoding MFS transporter produces the protein MSPPQIAERPLLFLLAAVQFTHLMDFMVMMPLGPQLMRLFEIAPDQFSLLVAVYTFSAAIAGVAGALFVDRFDRRTALLFTYGGFILGTLACALAPGYHSLLVARAISGAFGGVAGSLVLTIIGDVVPPERRGRAIGVVMAAFSLASVVGVPVGLWLAAQWSWHAPFLMIVGTGLMVWAAVWGVLPRMRAHMLAADAPAVKVLAGVKELLSNRNSRTALGFMMMMVFGHFILIPFLSPSLVSNAGLMESELFWFYLAGGIASLFSAPLIGRMADRFGKKWMFAVTIVCGAVPVYFIANLGPTSLPIIIILAAVFFMFAGGRFVPGQAIITGSVPPRLRGSFMSLNNSVRDFAAGAASLIGGQIIVKDLVTGKLLHLPVLGWIAITVSLLSMVLMSRVKPVS, from the coding sequence ATGTCCCCGCCTCAAATCGCCGAGCGCCCTTTGCTGTTCCTGCTCGCTGCGGTGCAGTTCACGCATTTGATGGATTTTATGGTGATGATGCCGCTGGGACCCCAGTTGATGCGGCTGTTTGAGATCGCCCCGGACCAGTTCAGCTTGCTGGTGGCAGTTTACACTTTTAGCGCGGCGATCGCGGGAGTGGCGGGAGCGTTGTTTGTGGATCGCTTTGATCGACGCACCGCGCTTTTGTTCACCTACGGCGGTTTTATCCTGGGCACCCTGGCTTGTGCCTTGGCCCCCGGCTACCACTCGCTGCTGGTTGCCCGGGCGATCAGTGGTGCTTTTGGAGGAGTGGCGGGATCGTTGGTGTTGACCATCATCGGCGATGTCGTTCCGCCGGAACGTCGCGGTCGCGCCATTGGGGTGGTGATGGCCGCTTTTTCGCTCGCGTCGGTCGTGGGGGTGCCGGTCGGTCTCTGGCTGGCGGCGCAATGGAGCTGGCACGCGCCGTTTTTGATGATCGTCGGCACCGGCCTGATGGTCTGGGCGGCGGTTTGGGGAGTGCTGCCAAGGATGCGTGCCCACATGCTCGCCGCCGATGCACCGGCCGTTAAAGTGCTCGCCGGCGTGAAAGAACTTTTGTCGAATCGCAACTCCCGAACTGCGCTTGGATTCATGATGATGATGGTGTTTGGCCATTTCATCCTCATCCCGTTTCTGAGTCCGAGTCTGGTTTCCAACGCGGGATTGATGGAGAGTGAGCTGTTCTGGTTTTACCTCGCAGGCGGCATTGCCAGTTTGTTCAGCGCGCCGTTGATTGGTCGTATGGCCGATCGATTCGGAAAAAAATGGATGTTTGCCGTCACCATCGTGTGCGGGGCGGTGCCCGTCTATTTCATCGCCAACCTCGGCCCAACCTCACTGCCAATCATCATCATTCTTGCCGCCGTGTTTTTCATGTTTGCCGGCGGTCGTTTTGTGCCGGGGCAGGCGATCATCACCGGGTCCGTGCCGCCTCGTCTGCGCGGGAGTTTTATGAGCCTCAACAACAGCGTTCGCGATTTTGCCGCAGGTGCCGCTTCGTTGATTGGCGGACAGATCATCGTGAAGGATCTGGTTACCGGCAAACTGCTTCACCTTCCCGTCCTGGGTTGGATCGCGATCACCGTGAGTCTGCTCAGCATGGTGTTGATGTCGCGGGTGAAACCGGTGTCGTGA
- a CDS encoding Bax inhibitor-1/YccA family protein produces MRTSNPTMSESTFIDVAPHGGAVMTLQGTVNKTLIFLGLLCTTAMWSWNRFWSDPSSAMPFILGGAIAGLVLALITAWKKQWAPITGSLYAVAEGLFVGALSALYASQYEGIVPQAILLTVGVLLALLAAYTTRLIKPSQNFKMGIAAATGGIALVYIATLVLGMFGIQVPFIHGNGLFGIGFSLFVVIIAALNLVLDFDFIENGVSAGAPKYLEWYAAFGLLVTLVWLYVEILRLLAKLAGRKE; encoded by the coding sequence ATGAGAACGTCGAACCCCACCATGAGTGAGAGCACCTTTATCGATGTTGCACCCCACGGTGGAGCGGTGATGACGCTTCAAGGCACGGTCAACAAGACGTTGATTTTTCTCGGGCTGCTGTGCACCACTGCGATGTGGAGCTGGAACCGGTTTTGGTCGGACCCTTCCTCCGCCATGCCATTTATCTTGGGCGGGGCGATTGCCGGGTTGGTTTTGGCATTGATCACCGCCTGGAAAAAGCAGTGGGCTCCGATCACGGGATCGCTCTACGCAGTGGCGGAGGGTCTTTTCGTGGGAGCTCTCTCAGCGCTGTATGCCAGTCAATATGAAGGCATTGTGCCGCAGGCGATTTTGCTGACGGTCGGGGTGCTGCTGGCGTTGCTGGCGGCCTACACCACGCGGCTGATCAAACCCTCGCAAAATTTCAAGATGGGCATCGCGGCGGCCACCGGCGGCATTGCTTTGGTGTATATCGCGACGCTGGTGTTGGGCATGTTTGGCATTCAGGTTCCCTTCATTCACGGCAACGGATTGTTCGGCATTGGATTCAGCCTATTTGTGGTGATCATCGCGGCATTGAATCTGGTGCTCGATTTTGATTTTATTGAGAACGGCGTTTCAGCAGGCGCGCCGAAGTATCTTGAGTGGTATGCGGCGTTTGGATTGTTGGTAACGCTGGTCTGGCTCTACGTCGAGATCCTGCGTTTGCTGGCCAAACTGGCCGGACGAAAGGAGTAG